The following are encoded in a window of Streptomyces sp. Go-475 genomic DNA:
- a CDS encoding gas vesicle protein, which produces MSNTKNTQESQSSQKSQDSQNTHTSDHKQAAGNRPSPMEVLRQARGQLAELTGMEAESVSSFEQTDEGWSLEVEVLELERVPDTMSLMASYQVELDPQGQLTGYRRVRRYERGRSDARRPGGR; this is translated from the coding sequence ATGTCGAACACAAAAAACACGCAAGAGTCACAGAGTTCACAGAAGTCCCAGGACTCTCAGAATACGCACACTTCGGACCACAAGCAGGCGGCCGGCAACCGGCCGAGCCCGATGGAGGTGCTGCGCCAGGCGCGCGGGCAGCTCGCGGAGCTCACCGGCATGGAGGCCGAATCCGTGTCGTCCTTCGAGCAGACGGACGAGGGCTGGTCGCTCGAGGTCGAGGTACTCGAACTCGAGCGCGTGCCCGACACGATGAGCCTGATGGCGAGCTACCAGGTGGAGCTGGACCCCCAGGGTCAGCTCACCGGCTACCGGCGCGTCCGCCGCTACGAACGCGGTCGATCCGACGCGCGCAGGCCCGGCGGCCGCTAG